A DNA window from Staphylococcus warneri contains the following coding sequences:
- the rlmH gene encoding 23S rRNA (pseudouridine(1915)-N(3))-methyltransferase RlmH: MKITILSVGKLKEKYWKQAIAEYEKRLGAYTKIEMIEVPDEKAPENMSDKEIEQVKEKEGQRLLAKIKPQATVITLEIEGKMLSSEGLAKELNQRMTQGQSDFVFVIGGSNGLHQDVLQRSNYALSFSKMTFPHQMMRVVLIEQVYRAFKIMRGEAYHK, from the coding sequence ATGAAAATTACAATTCTGTCAGTTGGAAAACTTAAAGAAAAATACTGGAAACAAGCAATCGCAGAATATGAAAAGCGATTAGGTGCATATACCAAAATTGAAATGATAGAAGTGCCAGATGAAAAAGCACCAGAAAACATGAGTGATAAAGAAATTGAACAAGTCAAAGAAAAGGAAGGCCAACGTCTATTAGCTAAAATCAAACCACAAGCAACTGTGATTACCTTAGAAATTGAAGGTAAAATGTTGTCATCAGAAGGCCTCGCTAAAGAACTCAACCAACGCATGACACAAGGCCAAAGCGACTTTGTATTTGTGATAGGCGGATCCAACGGCCTACATCAAGACGTCTTACAACGCAGCAATTACGCCCTATCATTCAGCAAGATGACCTTCCCACACCAAATGATGCGCGTCGTTTTGATAGAACAAGTGTATCGAGCATTCAAGATAATGCGAGGCGAAGCGTATCATAAGTGA
- the yycF gene encoding response regulator YycF, whose translation MARKVVVVDDEKPIADILEFNLKKEGYDVFCAYDGNDAVDLIYEEEPDIVLLDIMLPGRDGMEVCREVRKKFEMPIIMLTAKDSEIDKVLGLELGADDYVTKPFSTRELIARVKANLRRHYSQPAQEVNDATNEISIKDIVIYPDAYSIKKRGDDIELTHREFELFHYLSKHMGQVMTREHLLQTVWGYDYFGDVRTVDVTIRRLREKIEDDPSHPEYIVTRRGVGYFLQQHD comes from the coding sequence ATGGCTAGAAAAGTTGTGGTAGTCGACGATGAAAAACCAATTGCTGATATTTTAGAATTTAATCTTAAAAAAGAAGGATACGATGTATTCTGCGCGTACGATGGTAACGACGCTGTAGATTTAATATATGAGGAAGAACCAGACATCGTATTATTAGACATTATGTTACCTGGTAGAGACGGTATGGAAGTATGCCGTGAAGTACGTAAAAAATTCGAAATGCCTATCATCATGTTAACTGCGAAAGATTCTGAAATTGATAAAGTTTTAGGATTAGAATTAGGTGCAGATGACTATGTGACGAAACCATTTAGTACACGCGAATTAATTGCACGTGTAAAAGCAAACTTACGTCGTCATTATTCTCAACCAGCGCAAGAAGTCAATGACGCAACAAATGAAATTTCTATTAAAGATATCGTCATTTATCCAGATGCGTATTCAATTAAAAAACGTGGTGATGACATCGAGTTAACACACCGTGAATTTGAGTTGTTCCATTATCTTTCTAAACATATGGGCCAAGTAATGACACGTGAACATTTATTACAAACTGTGTGGGGTTATGATTACTTTGGAGATGTACGTACAGTAGACGTAACGATTCGCCGTTTACGTGAAAAAATCGAAGACGATCCATCACACCCAGAATACATTGTGACACGTAGAGGCGTTGGATACTTCCTCCAACAACATGATTAG
- the yycH gene encoding two-component system activity regulator YycH, with amino-acid sequence MNSKEHIKTIILVLLVLMSIVLTYMVWNFSPDLSNADSTPENKRDNTKPISKPGTAKMDSTITPFQIIHSNGEKTEGMPAKGHAISKIISPLKDKDIVSVQHLKRNHNLIIPELSDNFIVLDFTYDLPLSTYLSQVLDIDAKTPRHFNFNRLLIDQDHEGRVVLYAISKDRHQVVKMKTSVKGQDVNQSLTSLKSDMEKYTEIITNKETIDKATHIFAPKKPKDIKTYRMVFNIINVEKMNSVLFNDSTIVRSAQSGVTTYNNNTGVANYNDKSEKYHYRNLSEDEKSSTNMEDTIGGTFEFLNGHGGFLGEDYRLFSTDNMSGELTYQRFLNGYPTFNKQDLNEIQVTWGEKGVFGYRRSLLRTDVILNSGDKKSLESAESVRSGLANNSNIDFERVTNIAVGYDMDDRPNNDDIEVQRNSEFTPRWYVEYDGKWYAYKDGGLE; translated from the coding sequence ATGAATAGTAAAGAACACATCAAAACGATTATCCTCGTCTTACTCGTGCTAATGAGTATCGTCTTAACTTATATGGTTTGGAATTTCTCGCCCGACTTATCTAATGCAGATAGTACGCCGGAGAATAAGAGGGACAACACTAAACCCATTAGTAAACCGGGAACGGCTAAAATGGATAGTACCATCACACCGTTTCAAATTATTCATTCTAATGGTGAGAAAACAGAAGGTATGCCCGCAAAAGGACATGCAATTTCAAAAATAATTAGTCCTTTAAAAGATAAAGATATTGTTTCAGTACAACATTTAAAACGAAATCATAATTTAATTATTCCAGAACTGAGTGATAATTTTATCGTTCTTGATTTTACGTATGATCTACCGTTATCAACATATTTAAGCCAAGTTTTAGATATTGATGCTAAGACACCGCGTCATTTTAACTTTAATCGACTACTAATAGATCAAGACCACGAAGGACGCGTCGTATTATATGCAATTAGTAAAGATAGACATCAAGTCGTTAAAATGAAGACATCCGTTAAAGGTCAAGATGTTAATCAGTCATTAACTAGTCTGAAATCAGATATGGAGAAATATACTGAAATCATTACTAATAAAGAAACAATTGATAAAGCCACACACATTTTTGCACCTAAAAAGCCAAAAGATATTAAGACATATCGTATGGTATTCAATATTATTAACGTTGAAAAAATGAATTCCGTATTATTCAATGATTCAACGATTGTCCGTAGTGCACAAAGTGGCGTGACAACTTACAACAATAATACAGGTGTAGCCAATTACAATGATAAGAGTGAGAAATACCATTATAGAAACTTATCAGAAGATGAGAAAAGTTCAACTAATATGGAAGATACTATTGGTGGTACATTCGAATTCCTCAATGGTCATGGAGGCTTCTTAGGCGAAGACTACCGTCTGTTTAGCACAGATAATATGAGTGGTGAATTAACATATCAACGCTTCTTAAATGGTTATCCTACGTTTAACAAACAAGATTTAAATGAGATTCAAGTTACCTGGGGTGAAAAAGGCGTCTTTGGTTATCGACGCTCATTACTAAGAACGGATGTAATCTTGAATAGTGGTGATAAAAAATCACTTGAAAGTGCAGAATCTGTTCGTTCAGGACTTGCTAACAATAGTAATATCGACTTCGAGCGTGTGACTAACATCGCGGTAGGTTATGATATGGATGATCGACCTAACAACGATGATATCGAAGTACAACGCAATAGTGAGTTTACACCTCGTTGGTATGTCGAATATGACGGTAAGTGGTATGCGTATAAAGATGGGGGGCTAGAATAA
- the walK gene encoding cell wall metabolism sensor histidine kinase WalK, with amino-acid sequence MKWLKQLQSLHTKLVIVYVLLIIIGMQIIGLYFTNSLEKELLDNFKKNITQYAKQLDVSIEKVYNEKGSVNAQKDIQNLLSEYANRQEIGEIRFIDKDQIIMATTKQSNRDLINQKANDSSVQKALSLGQSNNHMVLKDYGNGKERVWVYNIPVKVDKQTIGNIYIESKINDVYNQLNNINQIFIVGTAISLFITVILGFFIARTITKPITDMRNQTVEMSKGNYTQRVKIYGNDEIGELALAFNNLSKRVQEAQANTESEKRRLDSVITHMSDGILATDRRGRVRIANDMALKMLGMAKEDLIGYYMLSVLNLEEEFSLDEIQENNDSFLLDINEEEGIIARVNFSTIVQETGFVTGYIAVLHDVTEQQQVERERREFVANVSHELRTPLTSMNSYIEALEEGAWKDDNLAPQFLSVTREETKRMIRLVNDLLQLSKMDNESDQITKEIVDFNMFINKIINRHEMAAKDTTFVREIPQQTIFAEIDPDKMTQVFDNVITNAMKYSRGDKRVEFHVKQNALYNRMTIRIKDNGIGIPINKVDKIFDRFYRVDKARTRKMGGTGLGLAISKEIVEAHNGRIWANSVEGQGTSIFITLPCEIIEDGDWDE; translated from the coding sequence ATGAAGTGGCTAAAACAACTCCAATCCCTTCACACGAAACTGGTCATTGTCTATGTCTTACTGATTATTATTGGTATGCAAATTATTGGTCTATATTTTACTAATAGTTTGGAAAAGGAATTACTCGATAATTTTAAAAAGAACATTACACAATATGCAAAACAATTAGATGTAAGCATTGAAAAAGTATATAACGAAAAAGGTTCGGTCAACGCTCAAAAGGATATACAAAATCTTTTGAGCGAGTATGCCAACCGTCAAGAAATTGGTGAAATCCGCTTTATAGACAAAGACCAAATTATTATGGCAACAACCAAGCAGTCTAACCGCGATTTAATCAATCAAAAAGCCAACGATAGCTCTGTTCAAAAGGCATTATCACTTGGTCAAAGTAACAACCATATGGTGTTAAAAGACTATGGTAATGGTAAGGAACGGGTTTGGGTTTATAACATACCAGTTAAAGTTGATAAACAAACGATAGGTAATATTTACATAGAATCGAAAATCAATGATGTATATAACCAACTTAACAATATTAACCAAATCTTTATCGTAGGTACCGCTATTTCATTATTTATTACTGTGATACTCGGATTCTTCATTGCGCGAACCATTACCAAACCTATTACCGACATGCGTAACCAGACGGTCGAGATGTCTAAAGGTAACTATACGCAGCGTGTTAAGATTTATGGTAATGACGAAATCGGTGAACTCGCACTTGCATTCAATAATTTATCCAAGAGGGTACAAGAAGCACAAGCGAATACTGAAAGTGAGAAACGTCGTTTAGACTCTGTTATCACACATATGAGTGATGGTATCTTAGCGACAGATAGACGTGGACGTGTCCGTATTGCTAACGATATGGCACTTAAAATGCTAGGCATGGCTAAAGAAGACCTTATCGGTTATTACATGCTAAGTGTATTGAATTTAGAAGAAGAATTTTCATTAGATGAAATTCAAGAAAATAATGACAGCTTCTTATTAGATATTAATGAAGAAGAAGGCATCATTGCGCGTGTAAACTTCAGTACGATTGTTCAAGAAACAGGCTTTGTGACAGGTTACATTGCCGTATTACATGATGTAACAGAACAACAACAAGTAGAACGTGAACGTCGTGAATTCGTAGCTAACGTATCACATGAATTACGTACACCATTAACTTCTATGAACAGTTATATTGAGGCACTTGAAGAAGGTGCTTGGAAAGATGATAACTTAGCACCACAATTCTTATCCGTGACACGCGAAGAAACAAAACGTATGATTCGACTTGTTAACGACTTACTTCAATTATCTAAAATGGATAATGAATCAGATCAAATTACCAAAGAAATTGTCGACTTTAATATGTTTATTAATAAGATTATTAACCGACATGAAATGGCTGCTAAAGATACAACATTTGTCCGTGAAATTCCACAACAAACGATTTTCGCTGAAATAGACCCTGATAAGATGACGCAAGTATTTGATAACGTCATTACTAATGCAATGAAATATTCTCGTGGTGATAAACGCGTCGAGTTCCACGTGAAACAAAATGCACTTTACAATAGAATGACAATTCGTATTAAAGATAATGGTATCGGTATCCCTATTAATAAAGTAGATAAAATCTTCGATAGATTCTACCGTGTCGATAAAGCACGTACACGTAAAATGGGCGGTACAGGTCTTGGACTAGCCATCTCAAAAGAAATTGTTGAGGCACATAACGGTCGTATTTGGGCCAATAGTGTGGAAGGCCAAGGTACATCTATCTTCATAACACTACCATGCGAAATCATTGAAGACGGTGATTGGGATGAATAG
- a CDS encoding two-component system regulatory protein YycI: MNWKLTKTLFIFVFILVNIFLVVIYIDKVNKSQINEAESNNRVNFQQEEIKVPDDVLNKDVKDTHMQQITAESKDFSSYAKERSSLSASESGKLLDGDIGSTVNVSDKNLKDIKNYMKDNVYKGKYYQLSKLGSDTMTFEQTYQGYPIMNNSRARLSFNIDNGKATSYKQTMMDNIEAAKGSNSSKNQVIGPRKAIEALYYNRYLKRHDEVIDARLGYYSVVKETNVQLLQPNWEIKVKHNGKDSTQTYYVEATSTNPKVIDK; the protein is encoded by the coding sequence ATGAACTGGAAATTGACTAAGACCTTATTCATTTTCGTATTTATTCTTGTGAACATCTTCCTCGTCGTGATTTATATTGATAAAGTAAATAAATCACAAATTAACGAAGCGGAAAGTAATAATCGCGTAAACTTCCAACAAGAAGAAATTAAAGTCCCTGACGACGTCTTGAACAAAGATGTGAAAGATACGCATATGCAACAAATCACAGCAGAATCTAAAGATTTCTCAAGTTATGCCAAAGAACGTTCAAGCTTGAGCGCATCGGAATCAGGAAAGTTACTTGATGGCGATATCGGTAGTACCGTTAACGTCAGTGATAAAAATCTTAAAGACATTAAGAATTACATGAAAGACAATGTTTATAAAGGTAAATATTACCAATTGAGTAAACTCGGTTCAGATACAATGACTTTTGAGCAAACTTATCAAGGTTATCCAATTATGAATAACAGTAGAGCTAGACTTAGCTTTAATATAGATAACGGTAAAGCAACAAGCTATAAACAGACAATGATGGACAACATTGAAGCGGCTAAAGGATCAAACAGTAGTAAAAACCAAGTCATAGGCCCGAGAAAGGCTATAGAAGCTTTATATTACAACCGTTACCTCAAACGTCATGATGAAGTGATAGACGCACGTTTAGGCTACTATTCAGTCGTTAAAGAAACAAACGTGCAACTACTACAACCTAACTGGGAAATCAAAGTCAAACACAACGGCAAAGACAGCACACAAACCTATTACGTCGAGGCCACAAGCACTAATCCAAAAGTAATAGACAAGTAG
- a CDS encoding MBL fold metallo-hydrolase, which translates to MSRLIRMSVLASGSTGNATFVENEKGSILVDVGLTGKKMEELFGQIDRNIKDLNGILVTHEHIDHIKGLGVLARKYNLPIYANEKTWQAIEKKDNRIPMDQKFIFNPYETQSIAGFDIESFNVSHDAIDPQFYIFHNDHKKFTILTDTGYVSDRMKGMIRGSDAFIFESNHDVDMLRMCRYPWKTKQRILGDMGHVSNEDAGLAMTDVITGNTKRIYLSHLSQDNNMKDLARMSVGQVLNQHDIDTEKEVLLCDTDKAQATPIYTL; encoded by the coding sequence ATGAGCCGCTTGATACGCATGAGTGTATTAGCAAGTGGTAGTACTGGTAATGCCACATTTGTTGAAAATGAAAAAGGAAGTATCCTTGTCGATGTAGGCCTAACGGGTAAGAAGATGGAAGAACTCTTTGGCCAAATCGACCGAAATATTAAAGATTTAAACGGGATATTAGTGACTCATGAACATATTGATCATATTAAAGGTCTAGGTGTCTTAGCACGTAAATATAACTTGCCTATATATGCGAATGAAAAGACATGGCAAGCAATTGAGAAGAAAGATAACCGTATTCCAATGGATCAGAAATTTATTTTTAATCCGTATGAAACGCAGTCAATCGCTGGTTTTGATATTGAGTCATTTAACGTCTCTCATGATGCGATAGATCCACAATTTTATATTTTCCATAATGATCATAAGAAATTTACGATTTTAACTGATACAGGTTATGTTTCAGATAGAATGAAAGGTATGATTCGTGGTAGTGATGCCTTTATCTTTGAGAGTAATCATGATGTGGATATGTTACGTATGTGTCGTTACCCTTGGAAGACGAAGCAACGTATTTTAGGAGATATGGGACACGTATCGAATGAAGATGCAGGTTTAGCAATGACTGATGTGATTACCGGTAATACAAAGCGTATATATCTCTCACATTTATCTCAAGATAATAATATGAAAGATTTAGCACGTATGAGTGTAGGACAAGTGCTAAACCAACATGATATAGATACTGAAAAGGAAGTATTACTATGTGATACGGATAAAGCACAAGCGACACCTATTTATACTTTATAA